The Vicia villosa cultivar HV-30 ecotype Madison, WI linkage group LG1, Vvil1.0, whole genome shotgun sequence genome includes a region encoding these proteins:
- the LOC131626962 gene encoding serine--tRNA ligase-like, which yields MLDIRLFREDKEDIGNPELIRESQRRRFASVEVVDQVIDLDKQWRKCQFELENLRKKFNKFNKEISILKRAGEDATNLIAESEETKKSIAEKEVEVRETLNSLNSKLETIGNLIHDTVPISNDEADNAVIRTWGEKRVEPKLKNHVDLVDLLGIADLKKGADVAGGRGFYLKGDGVRLNQALINFGLEFLEKREYTLLQTPFFMRKDIMSKCAQLAQFDEELYKVTGEGDDKYLIATAEQPLCAYHIDDWIQPTQLPLRYAGYSSCFRKEAGSHGRDTLGIFRVHQFEKVEQFCITSPEGNNSWDMHEEMLKNSEEFYKALNIPYRIVSIVSGALNDAAAKKYDLEAWFPASQTYRELVSCSNCTDYQARKLEIRFGQKKSNDTKKNYVHLLNSTLTATERTICCILENNQKEDGVEIPEVLRPFMGGKTFLPFKNKPNNEAKGKKSKA from the exons ATGTTGGACATCAGGCTATTCAGAGAGGACAAGGAGGACATTGGCAACCCCGAACTCATCCGTGAATCCCAACGTCGTCGATTCGCCAGCGTTGAAGTTGTTGATCAAGTTATCGATCTCGACAAACAATGGCGAAAGT gtcAATTCGAGTTAGAGAATCTCCGAAAAAAATTCAACAAGTTCAATAAGGAAATCTCCATACTCAAGCGT GCTGGTGAAGATGCAACTAACCTCATTGCTGAATCTGAAGAGACTAAGAAATCGATAGCCGAGAAAGAGGTTGAGGTTCGCGAAACTCTAAACAGTTTGAATTCTAAATTGGAAACCATTGGTAACCTCATCCATGATACCGTTCCAATCAGCAATGATGAG GCCGATAATGCCGTGATTAGAACGTGGGGAGAAAAAAGAGTAGAACCTAAACTCAAGAATCATGTGGATCTCGTTGACCTTCTCGGGATTGCAGATTTGAAGAAAG GAGCTGATGTAGCTGGAGGTAGAGGTTTCTATCTCAAAGGAGATGGCGTTCGTCTTAACCAAGCTCTAATCAACTTCGGGCTTGAATTTTTGGAGAAAAGGGAATATACCTTATTGCAAACTCCTTTCTTCATGAGAAAAGATATAATGTCCAAGTGTGCTCAATTAGCCCAATTTGATGAAGAACTTTATAAG GTAACTGGTGAAGGAGATGACAAATATCTGATTGCAACAGCAGAGCAGCCGCTTTGTGCATATCATATAGATGATTGGATCCAGCCTACCCAGCTACCCCTTAG GTATGCTGGATATTCATCTTGCTTTCGTAAAGAAGCTGGATCTCATGGTCGAGATACTCTAGGAATATTCCGAGTTCACCAATTTGAGAAAGTAGAGCAGTTTTGCATTACCTCCCCAGAAGGAAATAATTCATGGGACATGCACGAGGAAATGCTTAAGAACTCTGAGGAATTTTACAAGGCG TTGAACATTCCATATCGAATTGTTTCCATTGTATCTGGTGCTTTAAATGATGCTGCTGCGAAGAAGTATGATCTTGAAGCATGGTTTCCAGCTTCTCAAACTTACAGGGAGTTGGTATCTTGTTCAAATTGTACCGACTACCAGGCCAGAAAATTAGAAATTCGATTTGGCCAGAAAAAG AGCAATGATACAAAGAAGAATTACGTTCATTTGTTGAACTCTACTCTCACTGCTACTGAGAGGACCATTTGCTGCATACTAGAGAACAACCAGAAGGAGGATGGGGTAGAGATACCAGAAGTCCTCAGGCCATTCATGGGTGGGAAAACTTTCCTGCCCTTCAAGAACAAACCGAATAACGAAGCCAAAGGGAAGAAATCGAAGGCTTAA